A region from the Desulfomarina profundi genome encodes:
- a CDS encoding carbohydrate kinase family protein, protein MKVIIAGSLAYDRIMNFSQNFSDHILPEKIHNLNVAFEVDGVTENFGGTAGNIVYALNLMGESATLSATIGSDHHQYFDWLEKNGISRDGIRIIPDELTAGAYITTDKSNNQITGFNPGAMKHSSNLDFSKLDPKNTLLLVSPGNLIDMIEYPRQCRKKSIPYIFDPGQSLPMLNGDDLKEVISGCTILIVNDYEFNMILKKTGLGEKELLSLAGTTIITYGGEGSEIFAEQGSTRIPTFSPDRRSTPPEQETPTGAALSAV, encoded by the coding sequence ATGAAAGTCATCATAGCCGGTTCCCTCGCGTACGACAGAATCATGAATTTTTCCCAGAATTTTTCCGATCATATCCTGCCGGAAAAAATCCATAATCTCAATGTGGCCTTCGAGGTGGATGGAGTTACCGAAAATTTCGGCGGTACTGCCGGAAATATTGTCTACGCACTGAACCTGATGGGTGAGTCAGCAACCCTTTCCGCTACCATCGGCAGCGATCACCATCAATATTTTGACTGGCTTGAAAAGAACGGTATCAGCAGAGACGGTATACGGATTATCCCGGATGAACTGACCGCTGGTGCCTATATCACTACGGATAAAAGCAATAACCAGATTACCGGGTTTAATCCCGGTGCCATGAAACACTCCTCCAATCTCGATTTTTCGAAACTGGATCCTAAAAATACCCTGCTTCTTGTTTCCCCCGGCAACCTGATAGACATGATTGAATATCCGAGACAGTGCAGAAAAAAAAGCATCCCCTATATCTTTGATCCCGGTCAGTCCCTGCCCATGCTCAATGGAGATGATCTAAAAGAGGTTATCTCCGGCTGTACAATTCTGATAGTCAACGACTATGAATTCAACATGATCCTCAAAAAGACGGGCCTTGGAGAAAAAGAACTGCTCAGCCTGGCCGGAACTACCATTATAACTTATGGTGGAGAAGGTTCGGAAATTTTTGCTGAACAGGGATCAACACGGATTCCAACTTTCTCCCCCGACAGACGGTCGACCCCACCGGAGCAGGAGACGCCTACAGGGGCGGCCTTGTCAGCGGTCTGA
- a CDS encoding PfkB family carbohydrate kinase, with product MNTDSNFLPRQTVDPTGAGDAYRGGLVSGLIQGRDLVSSATLGSVCASFAVECNGTQVYSFTREKFEERMKG from the coding sequence ATCAACACGGATTCCAACTTTCTCCCCCGACAGACGGTCGACCCCACCGGAGCAGGAGACGCCTACAGGGGCGGCCTTGTCAGCGGTCTGATCCAGGGCAGAGATCTTGTTTCCAGCGCCACCCTCGGCAGTGTCTGCGCCTCCTTTGCCGTTGAATGCAACGGAACCCAGGTCTACAGTTTTACCAGGGAGAAGTTTGAAGAAAGGATGAAGGGATAA
- a CDS encoding peptidase domain-containing ABC transporter, protein MATNLSSLHSGLFCIAVISRMNGAPLEMEQLQHQFGSQTVQLTPLELARYFKESGINATLVQKDIADLKKEFFPVVAMLDSGDYIVLARKNDEKRSLLVQESTRQRAQWVPLDKIQPRLTDTFILLKKKVNQDERTEHFGLKWFFLAAAKYWTILRDCIFASMFVQIFALLSPLVFMIVIDKVLSNNSLSTLDVLVLALIVASAFEILLNGVRAYLLSHTANRIDLMLGVRLFKHLLSLPLSYFESRQVGDTIARMRELENVRQFITGSGLMLILDLFFLVVFITVMFLFSPFLSMLVVIALPFLFCTSLVITPFLRDRLEDQYAGNAGNQSFLVETISGIETIKATAAEPRIRTKWETRLARHVKNGFKSGHLANLINQSTTVISKILSVLLLWFGAREVLQGNLTVGQLIAFNMLSSRVIAPIIRLAQIWKEFEQVKISVARIGDIFSCTAEPGFDPNRVSLPSIRGDVVFDRVSFKYHPERNEVLSDISFSVTAGEVVGIVGSTGSGKTTLVKLLQRLYVPERGRILLDGTDLCLADSSWLRRQMGVVLQDGVLFNMSIRDNIALNAPHLEIEKIIEAAKLSGAHPFIRELPEGYDTLIGERGLLLSTGQRQRLAIARALATDPAMLILDEATSSLDYESELLIQQNMKNICKGRTVFIIAHRLSTVRHADRIITLENGRIVENGPPEQLLSTDGRYALLHGIQEGSYA, encoded by the coding sequence ATGGCTACGAATTTATCCAGTTTACACAGCGGACTGTTCTGTATCGCCGTCATTTCGAGAATGAACGGTGCCCCCCTTGAAATGGAGCAGCTCCAACATCAGTTCGGCTCTCAAACAGTTCAACTCACACCCCTTGAACTGGCAAGATATTTCAAGGAATCAGGGATAAATGCAACCCTGGTACAAAAAGATATTGCGGATCTTAAAAAGGAATTTTTTCCTGTGGTGGCAATGCTGGATTCCGGCGATTATATCGTTCTTGCCAGGAAAAACGATGAAAAGCGTTCCCTTCTTGTCCAGGAAAGTACCAGGCAACGGGCACAATGGGTGCCCCTGGACAAAATACAACCCCGCCTTACAGACACGTTTATTCTCCTGAAAAAAAAGGTGAACCAGGATGAAAGAACTGAACATTTCGGCCTGAAGTGGTTCTTTTTGGCCGCAGCGAAGTACTGGACAATTCTCCGGGACTGCATTTTCGCCTCCATGTTTGTCCAGATTTTTGCCCTGCTCTCCCCTCTTGTTTTTATGATCGTAATCGACAAAGTTCTGAGCAACAACAGCCTTTCGACCCTCGATGTGCTGGTTCTGGCCCTGATTGTCGCCTCCGCTTTTGAAATACTCCTCAACGGAGTGCGGGCTTATCTGCTTTCCCACACTGCTAACAGAATCGATCTGATGCTTGGAGTGAGACTGTTCAAACATCTCTTGTCCCTGCCCCTCAGCTATTTTGAAAGCAGGCAGGTGGGCGACACGATAGCCAGGATGCGCGAACTGGAGAATGTCAGACAGTTCATCACTGGCTCAGGACTCATGCTGATTCTCGATCTGTTCTTCCTGGTTGTCTTTATCACTGTCATGTTCCTGTTCAGCCCTTTTCTGAGTATGCTTGTTGTCATTGCCCTGCCTTTCCTGTTCTGCACTTCACTGGTAATAACCCCCTTTCTCCGGGACAGACTTGAGGATCAATATGCCGGTAATGCGGGCAACCAGTCCTTCCTTGTGGAGACAATCTCCGGAATAGAAACGATCAAAGCCACCGCCGCAGAACCGAGGATACGGACAAAATGGGAAACCAGACTTGCCCGTCATGTAAAAAACGGTTTTAAAAGCGGTCATCTCGCCAACCTTATCAACCAGTCCACAACCGTTATCAGCAAAATCCTGTCTGTCCTGCTGCTCTGGTTCGGAGCAAGAGAAGTGCTGCAGGGTAATCTCACAGTGGGGCAGCTCATCGCCTTCAATATGCTGTCATCCCGCGTCATTGCGCCAATAATCAGGCTGGCCCAGATATGGAAGGAATTTGAGCAGGTAAAAATCTCCGTTGCCCGCATTGGAGACATCTTTTCATGTACGGCTGAACCCGGATTTGATCCGAACCGCGTATCCCTGCCATCCATCAGGGGAGACGTTGTATTTGACCGGGTCTCATTCAAATATCACCCTGAACGAAACGAAGTCCTGAGCGATATTTCTTTTTCTGTTACAGCCGGAGAAGTAGTCGGTATTGTCGGCAGTACCGGATCCGGCAAAACCACTCTGGTAAAACTCCTGCAACGCCTCTATGTCCCGGAACGTGGCAGAATTCTCCTTGACGGAACTGATCTCTGCCTGGCTGACAGTTCCTGGCTGAGAAGACAGATGGGGGTCGTACTCCAGGACGGGGTCCTCTTCAATATGTCGATCAGGGACAATATTGCCTTAAACGCACCGCACCTGGAAATTGAAAAAATTATTGAAGCTGCCAAACTCTCAGGCGCCCATCCGTTTATCCGGGAACTACCCGAAGGTTACGACACCCTGATCGGAGAGCGAGGATTACTGCTGTCCACCGGCCAGCGTCAGCGACTGGCAATTGCCCGGGCCCTGGCCACCGACCCGGCCATGCTCATCCTCGATGAGGCAACCAGCAGCCTCGACTATGAATCCGAACTGCTCATCCAACAGAATATGAAGAATATCTGCAAAGGACGCACCGTCTTTATCATTGCACACCGACTTTCCACCGTCCGCCACGCGGACCGAATCATCACCCTGGAAAATGGACGTATAGTTGAAAATGGCCCCCCTGAGCAGTTGCTGTCCACGGATGGACGATACGCCTTACTGCATGGAATCCAGGAGGGAAGCTATGCCTGA
- a CDS encoding HlyD family type I secretion periplasmic adaptor subunit, with protein sequence MPEISNETRTMNKRKNYLSQFNEKRQEKREYEFLPATLEVLERPPAPFSRFMLIFVIALTSFILGWASLTEMDIVVSGMGVVVPKGKVKIVQSLESAIVTAIHIRDGQIVKEGEPLITMDNTESRADVETISNELTEVSLTIARLNAQIEEDPTLFIPPPQAGSKNIALHRKLLLQSLAAETEKKTTLELEIQRCRAERESIRSNMKRLTEALPLSLEMHNRKSALAKRKLVPDAELLQARMELNNIKHNLLSAKNRLVEVDSRLSRAMKEKELVKTEYQRDLLSKLAEMNSRQENLQRQLAKAKNRQNHFSLLAPADGIVQQLAIHTVGGVVTAAQPLMVIVPLESGLEIEGKILNKDIGFIRPGQEVSIKVAAYPFTRYGDLKGKIEWVAGDAVIDQQMGPIYPFRVSVSNYLLPNIINGRQGKINPGMTVTTDIKVGRRRVIQYFLGPIMRYRDKSLREI encoded by the coding sequence ATGCCTGAAATCAGCAATGAAACAAGAACAATGAACAAACGAAAAAATTATCTCTCCCAATTCAACGAAAAGCGACAGGAAAAAAGAGAATATGAATTTCTCCCCGCTACCCTGGAAGTCCTGGAACGTCCTCCGGCACCATTTTCCAGATTCATGCTCATTTTCGTTATTGCCCTCACATCCTTTATTCTCGGCTGGGCATCTCTGACAGAAATGGACATCGTGGTTTCCGGCATGGGAGTCGTGGTGCCGAAAGGAAAAGTCAAAATAGTACAATCCCTTGAATCGGCAATCGTCACAGCCATTCATATACGGGATGGACAGATCGTGAAAGAAGGCGAACCGCTTATAACGATGGACAATACTGAAAGCCGGGCAGATGTGGAAACAATCAGCAATGAGCTGACAGAGGTTTCCCTGACAATTGCACGACTCAATGCCCAGATTGAAGAGGATCCGACTCTTTTCATTCCACCTCCGCAGGCCGGGAGCAAAAACATCGCCCTGCACCGAAAACTGCTACTGCAGTCACTTGCCGCAGAAACAGAGAAGAAGACAACACTGGAGCTAGAAATCCAGCGGTGCAGGGCGGAACGCGAATCGATACGCTCCAACATGAAACGGTTGACAGAGGCACTCCCCCTTTCCCTGGAAATGCATAACCGAAAATCCGCGCTCGCCAAACGCAAACTGGTACCCGACGCGGAACTGCTCCAGGCCCGGATGGAGCTGAACAATATCAAACATAATCTGCTCAGCGCAAAAAACCGCCTTGTTGAAGTTGATTCAAGACTGTCCAGAGCCATGAAGGAAAAAGAGCTCGTGAAAACAGAGTATCAACGCGACCTGCTGTCCAAGCTGGCCGAAATGAACAGCAGGCAGGAAAATCTTCAACGGCAACTGGCCAAGGCAAAAAACAGGCAAAACCATTTCAGCCTGCTTGCCCCGGCAGACGGCATCGTCCAGCAGCTGGCAATCCATACGGTGGGTGGAGTTGTCACCGCAGCGCAGCCTCTCATGGTAATAGTCCCCCTTGAAAGTGGTCTGGAGATCGAAGGAAAAATCCTGAACAAGGATATCGGCTTTATCCGACCGGGCCAGGAGGTCTCCATCAAGGTGGCAGCCTACCCTTTTACCCGTTACGGCGATCTGAAAGGGAAAATAGAATGGGTGGCCGGAGATGCGGTGATCGATCAGCAAATGGGGCCTATTTATCCGTTCAGGGTATCAGTGTCCAATTATCTGCTGCCCAATATCATTAACGGGAGACAGGGAAAGATCAATCCGGGGATGACTGTAACAACAGATATCAAAGTAGGGCGCAGGCGGGTGATCCAATATTTCCTGGGTCCGATTATGCGTTATAGAGATAAAAGCTTACGGGAGATTTAA
- a CDS encoding toxin-activating lysine-acyltransferase — translation MTENSIDEKKQTEDEALREHINARSREVLKRLPAMGPILMLYMQSSHRRHHFISDLEWLLLPPLVNKQCKLYMKDEYPISFASWAFLSEAAEKRLFENGGRLRPDDWNSGNSLWIIDIVAPFGGIENMLEDIRKNEFPDQVVHLVVPDPKTGGITAREMAPFQGNRSKKTENEPGKTH, via the coding sequence ATGACGGAAAACAGTATCGACGAAAAAAAACAAACAGAAGATGAAGCTCTGCGGGAGCATATCAACGCCAGATCACGTGAAGTACTGAAACGACTGCCGGCAATGGGCCCGATCCTCATGCTCTATATGCAGTCATCCCACAGGAGACATCACTTTATCAGCGACCTGGAATGGCTGCTGCTCCCACCCCTGGTGAACAAACAGTGCAAACTTTATATGAAGGATGAATATCCAATCTCCTTTGCCAGCTGGGCATTTCTCAGTGAAGCCGCCGAAAAACGACTCTTTGAAAACGGTGGTCGACTGCGCCCTGACGACTGGAATTCAGGCAACAGCTTATGGATTATCGATATTGTTGCACCTTTCGGCGGTATTGAAAACATGCTCGAAGATATCCGTAAAAATGAATTCCCCGACCAGGTTGTTCATCTGGTTGTACCGGATCCGAAAACAGGAGGAATCACAGCAAGAGAAATGGCACCATTTCAGGGAAACAGAAGCAAAAAAACAGAAAATGAACCAGGGAAAACACATTGA
- a CDS encoding TolC family protein: MKKATLISFISLVVILFLIPDILRAIGLQEILQLAIKNDAQLRADTFASAAYQAEGWMEIAGYGPTLTVSGTTMRSRDSSRPTHVPETWKGNKPEEHSINFLEPAFHLGFEQPLIDLPKAYSLTKGRITIRSARFRKKKAFEELLLKIHQYYYTILSDREKLNLARQESAALLQQVQTIKEKLKLGYGIITDQYDAESRYQLSIATAITRENDLHNSRRALEESINARLTEQLDDIETNAPLPVPSYGMKYWQNFGHRNNTDIRLRQYEAKIARANHNAARSRFLPSLVFFADYNERHPETGLSGYGEERVEADVGVRLKLELLSGGRDSATLAKTAAKLRAAEERVITAMRSFDRSVDSLWRGLETTRKLIVTYKSAVQSSNHSLKSTQAAYNEGGKVLLDVLNSQKDYFRTLTRYRSSKYDYMILYEKFKVLVGAESQRLSVR, encoded by the coding sequence ATGAAGAAAGCCACTTTAATCAGTTTTATATCCCTCGTTGTCATTCTCTTTTTGATTCCGGACATCCTCCGGGCTATAGGCTTGCAGGAAATCCTCCAGCTGGCCATAAAAAATGACGCACAATTGCGGGCTGACACCTTTGCCAGCGCAGCATACCAGGCTGAGGGCTGGATGGAAATCGCCGGTTACGGCCCCACACTCACTGTATCAGGAACCACAATGAGAAGCCGGGATTCATCTCGGCCAACACATGTTCCAGAGACATGGAAGGGAAATAAACCCGAGGAACACTCCATCAATTTCCTTGAGCCCGCTTTCCATCTTGGTTTTGAACAACCCTTGATTGATCTTCCAAAGGCATATTCCCTCACAAAAGGAAGAATAACAATCAGGAGCGCCCGGTTCCGTAAGAAAAAGGCATTTGAGGAACTGTTGCTTAAAATTCATCAATATTATTACACCATCCTTTCAGATCGTGAAAAACTCAACCTTGCCAGGCAGGAAAGCGCAGCTTTACTACAGCAGGTACAGACGATAAAAGAAAAACTGAAACTGGGATACGGCATCATCACCGATCAGTATGATGCCGAGTCCCGTTATCAGTTGTCCATTGCAACGGCAATCACCAGGGAGAATGATCTCCATAATTCCCGGCGTGCCCTTGAAGAGAGTATCAATGCCCGACTTACGGAACAACTGGATGACATTGAAACAAATGCCCCCCTGCCCGTTCCATCCTACGGGATGAAATACTGGCAAAACTTCGGCCATAGAAACAACACAGATATCCGTCTCAGGCAATATGAAGCGAAAATCGCCAGGGCAAACCACAACGCGGCCCGGAGTCGCTTTCTGCCGTCTCTTGTTTTTTTTGCCGACTATAATGAACGTCATCCGGAGACTGGTCTCTCAGGGTATGGGGAAGAACGTGTTGAAGCAGACGTGGGTGTCCGCCTGAAACTTGAACTTCTGTCAGGGGGCAGGGACAGTGCCACCCTGGCCAAAACAGCCGCAAAACTGAGAGCGGCAGAAGAAAGAGTTATCACTGCCATGCGCAGTTTTGATCGTTCTGTTGATTCCCTGTGGCGTGGACTGGAAACCACCCGGAAACTGATTGTCACTTACAAATCGGCGGTCCAATCGAGCAATCATTCCCTGAAGTCCACCCAAGCCGCCTATAACGAGGGAGGAAAGGTTTTGCTTGATGTGCTGAACAGTCAAAAAGACTATTTCAGGACATTGACCCGCTATAGAAGCAGTAAATATGACTACATGATCCTGTATGAAAAATTCAAGGTGCTGGTGGGAGCTGAAAGTCAGCGACTGTCAGTCAGATAA
- a CDS encoding alpha/beta hydrolase family protein, with protein sequence MGPNMKSSDTNSPQIEQINIPISDAERVFLANIAYQSSPVTKVKYNTGNWKILDSEENNQSGLEIYAMKKPGSDEVVFTVRGSDTTPDAKADWGLHGANLSFAGAGDLHPQMKEAILFVKKFMKDYREEHYTFSTAGHSKGGGIAQILSHVFGIPGTAVAPAPAGGVIDSDAFRKFLDDNDITPKGIPEHTFTNYIENGDIVSALEHIKLNPDYLYLVPVLNQGKAGLDIARKVLGEDIVPNLPHVDIEHLGDKIYLDLEPGKAWTRPTSASDQHDPLDDALALATQGPAYILGTQIKQCRENLKKLAETREEIEQAGHFNSTAVNKLATIDKTVSLLQQKMCSLEELRLHKLEQEYGHVDSWMKDVDFHVKNPQPEIVESLKEIMEKGQDDVINANIYLKETEYDNLLKRQQELLAERQDLENLAHQGFAPIITDKIAAGLDSIDRRLQDVTEELEKNRDNHLQFLKQKVGEYTDSWMQTDEFRKTFTGNHQEYNNLSPQEIEKIQDPETLEKIGRDLDEIQNTLPHQSGKQPAVTNSANLSENELHALDTWLDQSHTYTKDGFFYTCLPDGRIIKTPLLASTAEMGGGESVINEHTEESRHGQKLRDSEVNAARAFSGLMDGIESDDGLSIVRDGLDYIQAIDQYMELRDGKEGFLDNPAESIVGGVKNTISFGQAVGSGNGLDIAEESIRIAHAIDRYLDSSGNEYGTLIGSQGSTMLNMGEAGITLARAIDSGDELGMIQSSVDLVKEIDNYCSITSGNNASFSALDSTLGLEAGQAGTALREIGSAIALAVNIDRMDDVFQSGNAAAITYNLASTVNNAVITYNAAAQLAGAGQLSCSTIPGLGYIAAAAQLAQGDVKGAAITAVSTYLMTLGPYGWVAAAVLQIASMIMGKEGPPKPELYSVWMKTAILFPISAGTPA encoded by the coding sequence ATGGGACCAAATATGAAATCTTCAGACACTAATTCGCCCCAAATAGAACAAATCAATATCCCAATCTCCGATGCTGAACGAGTATTTCTTGCAAACATTGCCTATCAGTCTTCACCAGTAACAAAAGTGAAATATAACACAGGGAACTGGAAAATTCTTGACTCTGAAGAAAACAATCAATCCGGACTTGAAATTTACGCCATGAAAAAGCCCGGTTCCGATGAAGTGGTATTTACCGTTCGAGGTTCGGATACAACACCCGATGCGAAAGCAGACTGGGGCCTGCATGGGGCCAACCTTTCTTTTGCCGGTGCAGGCGACCTTCATCCCCAGATGAAGGAAGCGATTTTATTTGTGAAAAAATTCATGAAAGATTACAGAGAAGAACACTACACCTTCAGCACTGCCGGACATTCCAAGGGAGGAGGCATTGCCCAGATATTGAGCCATGTGTTCGGTATACCCGGTACGGCGGTTGCCCCGGCTCCAGCCGGTGGTGTTATAGACAGTGACGCCTTCCGGAAATTTCTTGATGATAATGATATAACCCCAAAAGGCATACCTGAGCATACCTTCACCAATTATATTGAAAATGGCGATATCGTCAGTGCCCTGGAACATATCAAACTGAATCCTGATTATCTTTATCTTGTTCCTGTTCTGAACCAAGGTAAAGCCGGACTTGATATCGCGAGAAAAGTTCTGGGAGAAGACATTGTACCCAATCTCCCCCATGTCGACATAGAACACCTTGGAGACAAGATTTACCTGGATCTGGAACCGGGAAAAGCATGGACAAGGCCCACATCTGCTTCGGACCAGCACGATCCCCTCGATGACGCGCTGGCCCTGGCAACCCAGGGCCCAGCCTATATCCTTGGCACCCAGATCAAACAATGTCGGGAGAACCTTAAAAAACTCGCTGAAACTCGAGAAGAGATTGAACAGGCCGGTCATTTTAACAGCACGGCGGTAAACAAGCTCGCCACAATAGATAAAACTGTTTCTCTTCTCCAGCAGAAAATGTGTTCTCTTGAAGAATTGCGTTTACACAAACTTGAACAGGAATATGGCCATGTGGATTCCTGGATGAAAGATGTGGATTTTCATGTAAAAAATCCGCAACCTGAAATTGTCGAATCCCTGAAGGAAATCATGGAAAAGGGACAGGACGACGTTATAAATGCCAATATTTACCTGAAAGAAACAGAATATGACAACCTGCTCAAAAGGCAGCAGGAGCTCCTTGCAGAACGGCAGGATCTGGAAAACCTGGCTCATCAGGGTTTTGCCCCAATAATTACGGACAAGATTGCGGCAGGCCTTGACAGTATTGACAGACGACTACAGGACGTTACTGAAGAACTTGAAAAAAACAGAGACAACCATTTGCAGTTTTTAAAACAAAAGGTTGGGGAATATACGGACTCATGGATGCAGACAGACGAATTCCGGAAAACATTTACCGGAAATCATCAGGAATATAATAATTTATCACCACAAGAGATTGAAAAGATACAGGATCCGGAAACATTGGAAAAGATAGGGAGAGATCTTGATGAAATACAAAACACCCTTCCCCACCAGTCCGGTAAGCAGCCCGCTGTCACCAACAGTGCCAATCTCTCGGAAAACGAGCTTCACGCCTTGGATACCTGGCTCGATCAATCCCACACCTATACAAAGGATGGTTTTTTTTACACATGCCTTCCGGACGGCAGGATTATAAAAACACCTCTTCTGGCGTCAACGGCAGAGATGGGTGGCGGGGAAAGCGTTATCAACGAACACACTGAAGAGTCCCGCCATGGGCAAAAACTCCGGGACAGTGAAGTCAATGCGGCTAGAGCTTTTTCAGGGCTCATGGACGGTATTGAGTCAGATGACGGTTTGTCGATTGTCAGGGATGGACTGGATTATATCCAGGCCATAGATCAATATATGGAATTACGGGATGGAAAAGAAGGATTTCTTGACAACCCGGCCGAATCCATTGTCGGTGGAGTAAAAAATACCATCTCTTTCGGTCAGGCTGTTGGTTCCGGAAATGGTCTTGATATTGCTGAAGAAAGTATCAGAATTGCCCATGCGATTGATCGCTATCTCGACAGCAGTGGAAATGAATACGGCACGCTTATCGGATCACAGGGATCAACCATGCTCAATATGGGTGAAGCCGGGATAACCCTTGCCAGGGCAATAGACTCCGGTGATGAATTGGGAATGATACAGTCATCGGTTGACCTGGTAAAAGAGATCGATAATTATTGCTCCATCACTTCGGGAAACAATGCGTCTTTCTCCGCCCTGGACAGCACCCTGGGGCTGGAAGCGGGACAGGCAGGCACTGCCCTGCGGGAGATAGGATCGGCCATAGCCCTTGCTGTCAATATCGACCGCATGGATGATGTCTTTCAATCGGGAAATGCCGCGGCCATTACCTATAATCTGGCCAGTACTGTCAACAATGCAGTAATCACCTATAACGCTGCCGCCCAGTTGGCCGGAGCCGGACAGTTGAGCTGTAGCACCATTCCGGGACTTGGTTATATCGCAGCGGCGGCACAACTGGCCCAGGGTGATGTGAAAGGCGCCGCCATTACAGCGGTCAGTACCTATCTCATGACTCTTGGCCCCTACGGCTGGGTCGCCGCAGCTGTTCTGCAGATCGCCAGCATGATAATGGGCAAGGAAGGCCCCCCGAAGCCCGAGCTGTATTCAGTCTGGATGAAAACGGCAATATTGTTTCCGATATCGGCGGGGACACCGGCATGA